In Bradyrhizobium symbiodeficiens, the genomic stretch TCGCGCGGGGTGGAGAATGTCGTATCCACCCTGCGCGCGCTGGCCGGACGATTCGGCGAGCGTTTCGCGCCCGATCCGGGCTGGGACAATTTCAAGTGAGAGCTTCAAGAGAAACCCGATGACCGAGAAGTCCGACAGCGCGCCGCGCGGCGATCTCTGCATCCGCACGCTGGCGATGCCCGCCGACACCAACGCCAATGGCGACATCTTCGGCGGCTGGCTGCTCAGCCAGATGGACGTCGGCGGCGGTGTGTTCGCATCCAAGGTCGCGAAGTCGCGCACCGTCACCGTCGCGATCGAGGCGATGAATTTTCGCAAGGCCGTCTACGTCGGCGACCTCGTCTCGGTCTATGCCAACCTCGTCCGCGTCGGCCGCACCTCTTTGACGGTGCATCTGGAAGCCTGGGCGTTGCGGCGCGGCGAGGAGCATCCGTTGCTCGTCACCGACGGCAATTTTACGTATGTCTCGATCGACGAGCACGGCCGTCCGCAGGAAGTCCGCTCGACCGAGACGCCGGTCGCGACCTAATCGCGCGCGGCTTTGCGTCCCATCTCACGAAGAGTTGCAGCTCGCCAAACGCGGCGCGGATGAGTCAACGCGTCGCGGCTTCGCCAACAACCGGTCATAAAACGGATGAGGTCCCGGCGTACCCATGCGCGAGTCGATTCGGGGTGGAAACCGGTTGATTTGCCCTGGGAACCAAAGGGCAGAGATGCCGTTATTTGCCCGCATTGAGGAATCTACGGGCCATGCCGGACAGCTACATCATTGAAGTGAACTCGGAGACCGCAGGCATCGTCGTTCGCGGCCAGGGCGGCTACTGCTTCTTCGCTTCGTCCCACCAATTCAATCGCCTCGAAGGCCAACTCTTCCGCAACGCCCGCGAAGCCGAACGCGCCGCGCGCAAACTGGTTAACGGCGATGTGAAGGCGGCGGCGTAAGCGCCGTACGCGTCATTCCGGGACGCGCTGGCAGGCGCGGCCCGGAATCGCGTTGTCGCATCACAGTTTCGTCGCGGAGCGCGACAGCAGCTTCCAATCGTCGCCCTGCTTCAGCCAGTTCATCAGGATGTGAAGGCTGTTTGTCACTTTCTGTCCGCCGGTCATCATCTCGGCCAGCCAGTGGAAGCGTACGATCGCGGCGGGACCGACGATCTTGATGGTTGGATCCTTGTACGTAATCGACAGGAACTCGGTCTTGCCGTCGGTGGCGTTGGCGACGAAGGCCGCCTTGTCCTCGAGGAAGCCGCTGGAATGGCTGTAGCTCAAATCGTCCGCGCACAGCGTGCCGAGCGCCTTCGGATCGGCCGCGATCTGGGCGAGGCGAAATGCCTCGACGTTCTTTGCCACCGCCTCGTGGTCCGTCATCATATCCTCCGTCCTTGATCTTCTCGCCGCCATCGCCATAGCCGATGCAAAGTATCGGCGGCCTTAAGCACGGCGATCGAAGCCGCGTATGCCACCCCCTCCCCGGTCTGAACACCCTAAAGGGGAGGGGCAAGTCGTCACATCACAATTTCGTCGCGGCCCGCGACAACAGCCTCCACTCGTCGCCCTGCTTCTGCCAGTTCATCAGAATGTGAAGGTTGGTCGACACTTTCTTCCCATCGGCCGCCATCTCCTGCTCGGCCATCCAGTGGAAGCGCACGATCGCGGCAGGACCGACGACCTTGATCGTGGGATCCTTGTAGTCGATTGAGAGGAATTTCGACTTGCCGTCGGTGGCGTTGGCGACGAAGGTCGCCTTGTCCTCGACCTTGCCGCTGGAATGGCTGTAGCTGAGATCGTCCCAGCACAGTGCGCCGAGCGCCTTGGGATCGGCCGCGATCTGGGCGAGGCGGAAGGCCTCGACCTTCTTCGTCACGGCGTCCTCGTCCGCCGAAGCGGCGAGCGCCGGTGTCGTGAGCGCAAGCGCGGAGACGGCAAGAGTCGAGAGAGCCAGATCGCGTCGGTTGATCGTCATCGTTTCCTCCTTTTTGATCTTGCGAGGAGTGTTGCAGCCGCGCGCGGCTTTGTCGAGCGTCACGCCGTCGTCGTCAGCATGCGTCATTGCGCGGTCGAAGCCTTATTGATACGTCTCGGGCATCAATGCGCCGCGGATTTGGGAAAGTACGGAAATGATCGAAGCCACAACGGACGCAATGGGCAGGGCCTTGCTGTTCGACATCGACGGCACGCTGGCCGACACCGACCCGCTGCACTTGAAGGCGTTCAACCAGGTGCTCGGCCCTCACGGTCATGTCTTCGATCACGCGCGCTTCTCCAGAGAGCTGCAAGGTTTCGCCAATGTCGCGATCGGCGAGCGCTTTCTGCCGGACGAGGCGCCGGAGCGGCGCGCCTCGATCCTCGACGAGAAGGAGGAAGTCTTCCGCGCGCTCGTGGCCGGGCAGATCGAGCCGCTACCGGGCCTGATGGCGCTGCTTGACCGTGCGGACGCTGCCGGCATTCCCATGGTGGCCGTGACCAACGCGCCGCGTCTCAATGCCGAGCTGCTGCTCTCAGGCCTCGGTGTCACGCATCGTTTCAAGGCGCTCGTGATCGGTGCCGAGCTGCCGCACGGCAAGCCGCATCCGCTGCCCTATCAGGAAGGGCTGCGTTTCGTCGGTGCGAGCGCAGGGGCCTCGATCGCATTCGAGGACTCCCGCACCGGTATACAATCGGCCACGGCGGCCGGCATTCCGACCATCGGCGTCCGGACCAGCCTCAGCCATGCTGACCTGGTTGCAGCCGGCGCCATCGCATCCGCCAGCGCCTTCGACGATCCGCAGCTGCTCGCGCATCTCGCGAGCGCCATGACTTGGTAAGAGATGGCGTGGTGTTAACCGTGATCGGCGCGCGCATTGACCGCAGCCGCTAACCGCCGCACCATGCATCATTCTGATTTGAGGCCTTTGCCGTGACCGGACTGACCCATCGCCAAGCCGAAATCCTCAACATCGCGCGGGCCTCTGGCCGCGTCATGGTCGAGGAGCTCGCGCGCCGCTTCGAAGTCTCGGCGCAGACCATCCGCAAGGATCTCAACGACCTCTGCGAGCGGAGATCGCTGACCCGCATCCATGGCGGCGCCATCATCGCCTCCGGCGTCGAAAACCTCGCCTATGAGGCGAGGCGCTTCGTCGCGGCCGACGAGAAGAAGGCGATTGGAGCTGCCGCCGCATCGCTGATCCCGAACGGCTGCTCGCTGTTCATCAACATCGGCACCACGACTGAGGAGGTCGCGAGCGCGCTGACCTCGCATGAGGATCTCCTCGTCATCACCAACAATCTGAACGTCGCGATGCTGCTCTACCGCCATCCCCGCATCGAGGTCGTCGTCGCTGGCGGCACGGTGCGGCGCGCCGACGGCGCCGTGGTCGGCTCCACCGCGACGCAGCTGATCGGCCAGTTCAAGGTCGACTACGCCATCATCGGCGCGTCCGCGATCGACGAGGAGGGCGCGCTGCTCGACTTCGATTATCGCGAGGTGCAGGTCGCCCAGGCCATCATCGCCAATGCCCGCAGCGTGATGCTGGTTGCCGATTCCACAAAACTCCGCCGCAGCGCGCCGGTGCGCATCGCCCATATCACGCAGATCCAAACCTTCGTCACCGACCAGGAACTGCCCGAGCGCCTCGCCACCATCTGCCACGGCAAGGGCATCGAGGTGATGGCGGCTATGCCGAAGGACGCTTCCGATATCGATGACGCCCAGGCCGAGGTGCAGGAAGCCTCGCCGGTGGTGCGGCTGCGCTAGGGCTTATTGACCATTCCACGGGTTGATCAACGTCACGCCCGTAGGTTCGAAGTCCCCCACATTGCGCGTAACAACCGTCAGGCCGTGGACAAGCGCGGTTGCTGCAATGAGGGCGTCGCGTTCAGCCCGCGGATTGGGAACGTGAAGTTGCGCACAACGCTGCGCGACCGGCGTATCGATCGCCAGGATTCGTCCTTCGAAGCGAGCCAGAATGTGATCGTCTATCCAGGCGCGCAGGACGGCTCCTTGCGCGGCGTCTTTGCGCTCGATCAGGCGCGCGCCAAGTTCAATTTCGAGAACCGAGATCGCGGACATGAAAAAATCCGCTGCAGGCACAGCATTGGCCCAAGCGAGGACATTGCGATCAGCCCTGTCCGGCCGTCTCAGCTCGGAAATGACATTGGTGTCCAGCAGGAACATCAGTCGAGATCGGCGGGCCTGGAGATGTCGCCGGCGATCCGAGGCGGATCGAAATCAAACTCCGCGTTCTCTTGCGCCAGAGCTTCCGCAAGGCTCATGTGCCCGCCGCTCAGGCGCAGATAGTCCTCGATCGTCAGCAAGACATGGGCCGGGCGACCGCGATCCGTGATGAAGACGGGCCCCTCCGAGGCCGCCTTCTTGGCGCCGCTCGTATCTTGGTTGAATTCCCGGCTGGTCAGGGTGGTCACCATCGTCAGCGCCTCCTCAGCTAACTGGCTTAATTATATGTAGACACGTTACTACATTCAAGTTGGTAGGCAGATCCGCTGACGCGGGTTCTGGTCCATGCCAATCAATCGAGCCAATTGCCTCTCAACTTGCCCGTTCTCCTGCCGATTTCTCCGGCGCCTTGGTCTTGAATGAGTTCCTCTTTCACTTCCATTTCCCTCTCTTTCATCTTGCTTTCGTTTCTCCCTGTGATCTAATCAGAAGCGAAAGTAGCCGCCCGACGGAAGGGGCGGCCGCCGGGGGATGCGTCTGTTGGAGCGTATTTTCGACCTCGCCATCATTGGAGGCGGTGTTAATGGCTGTGGCATCGCGCGCGACGCGGTGGGCCGCGGCAACACTGTTTTCCTGTGTGAAATGAACGATTTGGCGAGCGGGACGTCGTCCTGGTCGACCAAGCTGGTCCATGGCGGCCTGCGCTATCTCGAATATTACGAGTTTCGCCTGGTTCGCGAAGCGCTGATCGAGCGTGAGATCCTCTGGGGCATCGGGCCCCACATCATCCGCCCCTTGCGTTTCGTATTGCCGCATCACGCCGGCCTGCGCCCGGCCTGGCTGCTGCGTCTCGGCCTCTTCCTCTATGACCACATCGGCGGCCGTCATTTGCTGCCCGCGACCCGCTCGGTCGATCTCCGGCGTGACGAGGTCGGCAAGCCGCTGATCCCGAACCGCTACTCCCGCGCCTTCGAGTATTCCGACTGCTTCGTCGACGACGCCCGTCTCGTCGTGCTCAATGCGCGCGATGCCGCCGACAAGGGTGCCGAGATCCGCACCCGCACCCGCGCAACGGATATCAAGCAGTCCGACGGTCTCTGGACCGTGAGCATGATCGACACGCTGACCGGTGAGCGGTCGCAGATCCGGGCAAAGGCCCTGGTCAATGCCGGCGGCCCCTGGGTCGAGGATGTGCTCGGCCGCGGCGCCGGCGTCAATGCGAAAGCCAAGGTGCGCCTGGTGCAGGGCTCGCACATCGTGGTCAGGAAGCTCTACGACCACGACCGCGCCTACATGTTCCAGAACGCCGACGGCCGCATCATCTTCGTGATCCCGTACCAGGACGACTTCACCCTGATCGGCACCACCGACCGCGATTATGACGGCGATCCCGCCAAGGTGAAGGCGACGCCGGAGGAGATTCAGTATCTCTGCACCGCGGCGAGCGAATATCTGGCGAAGCCCGTGACGCCGGACGACGTGGTTTGGACCTATTCCGGTGTGCGGCCGCTCTATGATGACGGCGCCAGCGAAGCCAAGGCCGCGACGCGGGACTACGTGTTCGAGCTCGACACGCCCGGCGGCGTGCCGCTGCTGTCGATCTATGGCGGCAAGATCACCACCTATCGCCGCCTCGCCGAGGAGGCGCTGGAGCGGCTCGCGCCCTATCTTC encodes the following:
- a CDS encoding nuclear transport factor 2 family protein, whose translation is MTINRRDLALSTLAVSALALTTPALAASADEDAVTKKVEAFRLAQIAADPKALGALCWDDLSYSHSSGKVEDKATFVANATDGKSKFLSIDYKDPTIKVVGPAAIVRFHWMAEQEMAADGKKVSTNLHILMNWQKQGDEWRLLSRAATKL
- a CDS encoding HAD family hydrolase, producing MIEATTDAMGRALLFDIDGTLADTDPLHLKAFNQVLGPHGHVFDHARFSRELQGFANVAIGERFLPDEAPERRASILDEKEEVFRALVAGQIEPLPGLMALLDRADAAGIPMVAVTNAPRLNAELLLSGLGVTHRFKALVIGAELPHGKPHPLPYQEGLRFVGASAGASIAFEDSRTGIQSATAAGIPTIGVRTSLSHADLVAAGAIASASAFDDPQLLAHLASAMTW
- a CDS encoding type II toxin-antitoxin system prevent-host-death family antitoxin translates to MVTTLTSREFNQDTSGAKKAASEGPVFITDRGRPAHVLLTIEDYLRLSGGHMSLAEALAQENAEFDFDPPRIAGDISRPADLD
- a CDS encoding DeoR/GlpR family DNA-binding transcription regulator; protein product: MTGLTHRQAEILNIARASGRVMVEELARRFEVSAQTIRKDLNDLCERRSLTRIHGGAIIASGVENLAYEARRFVAADEKKAIGAAAASLIPNGCSLFINIGTTTEEVASALTSHEDLLVITNNLNVAMLLYRHPRIEVVVAGGTVRRADGAVVGSTATQLIGQFKVDYAIIGASAIDEEGALLDFDYREVQVAQAIIANARSVMLVADSTKLRRSAPVRIAHITQIQTFVTDQELPERLATICHGKGIEVMAAMPKDASDIDDAQAEVQEASPVVRLR
- a CDS encoding nuclear transport factor 2 family protein, translated to MAMAARRSRTEDMMTDHEAVAKNVEAFRLAQIAADPKALGTLCADDLSYSHSSGFLEDKAAFVANATDGKTEFLSITYKDPTIKIVGPAAIVRFHWLAEMMTGGQKVTNSLHILMNWLKQGDDWKLLSRSATKL
- a CDS encoding type II toxin-antitoxin system VapC family toxin; the encoded protein is MFLLDTNVISELRRPDRADRNVLAWANAVPAADFFMSAISVLEIELGARLIERKDAAQGAVLRAWIDDHILARFEGRILAIDTPVAQRCAQLHVPNPRAERDALIAATALVHGLTVVTRNVGDFEPTGVTLINPWNGQ
- the glpD gene encoding glycerol-3-phosphate dehydrogenase, encoding MRLLERIFDLAIIGGGVNGCGIARDAVGRGNTVFLCEMNDLASGTSSWSTKLVHGGLRYLEYYEFRLVREALIEREILWGIGPHIIRPLRFVLPHHAGLRPAWLLRLGLFLYDHIGGRHLLPATRSVDLRRDEVGKPLIPNRYSRAFEYSDCFVDDARLVVLNARDAADKGAEIRTRTRATDIKQSDGLWTVSMIDTLTGERSQIRAKALVNAGGPWVEDVLGRGAGVNAKAKVRLVQGSHIVVRKLYDHDRAYMFQNADGRIIFVIPYQDDFTLIGTTDRDYDGDPAKVKATPEEIQYLCTAASEYLAKPVTPDDVVWTYSGVRPLYDDGASEAKAATRDYVFELDTPGGVPLLSIYGGKITTYRRLAEEALERLAPYLRSAKAREGWTGKSPLPGGDMNVSDIDGLIAELQRGYPFLSHEHARRLARAYGTKAIKLLGDAKSSADLGQAFGATLTEREVRYLMANEWAMTAEDVVWRRSKLGLRLSADEIAALDDWIATHAVPQSPLLEAGGRS
- a CDS encoding acyl-CoA thioesterase, with protein sequence MTEKSDSAPRGDLCIRTLAMPADTNANGDIFGGWLLSQMDVGGGVFASKVAKSRTVTVAIEAMNFRKAVYVGDLVSVYANLVRVGRTSLTVHLEAWALRRGEEHPLLVTDGNFTYVSIDEHGRPQEVRSTETPVAT